One genomic window of Thermococcus indicus includes the following:
- a CDS encoding TraB domain-containing protein, producing MSYLRYVRLIGTMHVSPKSREEVIRTILNEKPHAVAIELDRARFLAMNENRRMTFEDALRFGRKGLINYALAKVEEKLGEEFGMKPGEEMKAAISAAQALGVPLYLIDEDINVILSKIAAAPGREKLLMALEALGIFLPVRLGEPSDPMAEYRLMMVQFQRRYPYLYRVLVEERNEVMARNLISIVENLRLRGIKKPKVIAVVGLGHKPGIEHILDRAKERRFRSPYWTAGVV from the coding sequence ATGAGCTATCTTCGCTACGTCAGGCTCATAGGCACGATGCACGTTTCGCCGAAGAGCAGGGAGGAAGTTATCAGGACGATACTCAATGAAAAACCCCATGCCGTTGCGATAGAGCTCGACAGGGCGCGCTTCCTGGCCATGAACGAGAACCGGAGGATGACCTTCGAGGATGCCCTCCGCTTCGGCAGGAAGGGGCTGATAAACTACGCTTTAGCCAAGGTGGAGGAGAAGCTTGGCGAGGAGTTCGGGATGAAGCCCGGTGAGGAGATGAAAGCAGCCATAAGCGCCGCTCAAGCCCTTGGCGTTCCCCTTTACCTCATAGACGAGGATATAAACGTCATACTCTCCAAGATAGCCGCCGCCCCGGGGAGGGAGAAGCTTCTCATGGCCCTGGAGGCTCTGGGAATATTCCTGCCCGTCAGGCTCGGCGAGCCCTCCGACCCAATGGCCGAGTATCGGCTCATGATGGTTCAGTTCCAGAGGAGATATCCCTACCTCTACCGCGTTCTGGTGGAGGAACGCAACGAGGTCATGGCGAGGAACCTCATTTCAATAGTCGAGAACCTAAGGCTCCGGGGAATTAAAAAGCCTAAGGTTATAGCCGTCGTCGGTCTCGGCCACAAGCCGGGGATAGAGCACATCCTTGACAGGGCGAAGGAGCGGAGGTTCCGCTCACCCTACTGGACCGCGGGGGTGGTGTGA
- a CDS encoding KH domain-containing protein, with product MKDRLEKMLNVKILEIEELEDKIVVYVPEDQVRIAVGSGGAAVKAAELVIGKKIEVKGR from the coding sequence ATGAAGGACAGACTCGAGAAGATGCTCAACGTCAAGATCCTTGAAATCGAGGAGCTTGAGGACAAGATAGTCGTTTACGTTCCGGAGGACCAGGTGAGGATAGCCGTTGGGAGCGGCGGTGCCGCCGTTAAGGCGGCAGAGCTTGTAATCGGCAAGAAGATCGAAGTGAAGGGCAGGTAA
- a CDS encoding site-2 protease family protein, with protein MGYEPWKDVHRGAGRRELEDLLVSFLVLALLFSNFDPYAIPYSVIAVLTAFVFHELAHRQVARHYGYRAYYKRWDTGILLALLMGVATRLLTGTAWIFAALGAVQVHAPYAVDSREAFGKIALAGPVTNIAVGAAALVATKAVVPFTPVWWAIKTTATVNLWLAFFNLLPFPPLDGSKVVRWNAGYWAVSIGVAYLLFRLV; from the coding sequence ATGGGCTACGAACCGTGGAAGGACGTTCACAGGGGTGCTGGAAGAAGGGAGCTCGAGGATTTACTGGTTTCTTTTCTAGTCCTCGCCCTGCTGTTTTCCAACTTTGACCCCTACGCGATTCCGTACTCCGTCATCGCAGTTCTAACTGCCTTCGTCTTCCACGAGCTCGCCCACAGGCAGGTGGCGCGGCACTACGGTTACAGGGCGTACTACAAACGCTGGGACACGGGCATACTCTTGGCGCTCCTCATGGGCGTAGCGACGCGCCTTCTCACAGGAACGGCCTGGATATTCGCCGCCCTCGGTGCCGTTCAGGTCCACGCTCCCTACGCGGTGGATTCCAGGGAGGCCTTCGGGAAGATAGCGCTCGCTGGTCCGGTCACCAACATAGCCGTCGGTGCTGCCGCTCTGGTGGCCACAAAGGCGGTGGTTCCGTTCACCCCAGTCTGGTGGGCCATCAAGACGACGGCAACGGTCAATCTGTGGCTGGCGTTTTTCAACCTGCTCCCGTTCCCGCCGCTGGATGGCTCGAAGGTCGTCCGCTGGAACGCTGGCTACTGGGCGGTCTCCATCGGCGTCGCCTACCTGCTCTTCAGATTGGTATAA
- a CDS encoding glucose-6-phosphate isomerase, whose protein sequence is MEYKNPLGVDIDLETGVIPGAKKLVRRLSDLKGYFVDEKAYEELLKENPVVYEVYAIEQEEKDGDLNFATTVLYPGKVGREFFFTKGHYHSKADRAEIYYGIKGRGGMLLQTPEGKAEWIEMKPGTVVYVPPYWAHRTVNTGDEPFIFLAVYPADAGHDYGSIAEKGFSKLVVEENGEVKLVDNPKWKE, encoded by the coding sequence ATGGAGTACAAGAATCCGCTGGGTGTTGATATTGACCTCGAAACCGGCGTCATTCCCGGGGCCAAAAAGCTCGTGAGGAGACTCAGCGACCTGAAGGGATACTTCGTCGATGAAAAAGCTTACGAAGAGCTTCTCAAGGAGAACCCGGTTGTCTACGAGGTTTACGCGATTGAGCAGGAGGAGAAGGACGGCGACCTCAACTTCGCAACCACCGTCCTCTACCCGGGTAAGGTTGGAAGGGAGTTCTTCTTCACCAAGGGCCACTACCACTCAAAGGCGGACAGGGCGGAGATATACTACGGCATCAAGGGGAGGGGCGGAATGCTCCTTCAGACGCCGGAAGGGAAGGCTGAATGGATAGAGATGAAGCCAGGAACGGTTGTCTACGTTCCCCCCTACTGGGCACACAGGACGGTAAACACCGGCGACGAGCCGTTCATCTTCCTGGCGGTCTATCCGGCCGATGCGGGCCACGACTACGGTAGCATAGCCGAGAAGGGCTTCTCCAAGCTGGTGGTTGAGGAGAACGGCGAGGTAAAGCTGGTGGACAACCCAAAGTGGAAGGAGTGA
- a CDS encoding ADP-specific glucokinase, whose amino-acid sequence MSWDALYSSAFDKVRENIGKIGGVLLAYNTNIDAIKYLDSADLERRIELVGKDEVIRYSEELPGKITSLEHLLGGILWSIRRGKAAELFVESCTVRFYMKQWGWDELRMGGQVGIMANLLGGVYGVPVIAHVPQVSRLQASLFKDGPIYVPRVEDGKLSLVHPKEFRADEENCIHYIYEFPRGFRVLGFEAPRENRFIGAADDYNPNVYIRPEFTEHFEEIAKKAELGIISGLQTLTGENYREPLEEMVRHLEILNARNVPVHLEFAFTADEKVRKALVDVLGSFHSVGLNEVELASIMEVMGEKGLAEKLLANDPVDPIAVTEAMLRLAERTGVRRIHFHTYGYYLALTDYRGDFIRDALLFAALAAAAKAKLGDVRSIDDVVRAMDVPVNEKAGAVEERLAREYGMKNGIAEINGYQLSFAPTKIVKKPKSTVGIGDTISSSAFVGEFALR is encoded by the coding sequence ATGTCCTGGGACGCTCTCTACTCATCGGCCTTCGATAAGGTTCGCGAAAACATCGGGAAAATCGGTGGGGTTCTCCTCGCGTACAACACGAACATCGACGCCATAAAGTACCTCGATTCAGCCGACCTGGAGCGGCGGATAGAGCTGGTCGGAAAGGACGAGGTTATACGCTACTCCGAGGAGCTTCCTGGGAAGATAACCTCCCTTGAACATCTCCTCGGCGGGATTCTCTGGAGCATCAGGCGGGGCAAGGCGGCGGAGCTGTTCGTGGAGAGCTGCACCGTCAGGTTTTACATGAAGCAGTGGGGCTGGGACGAGCTGAGGATGGGCGGCCAGGTCGGGATAATGGCCAACCTCCTCGGCGGAGTTTACGGAGTTCCGGTGATAGCGCACGTTCCCCAGGTCTCGAGGCTTCAGGCGAGCCTCTTCAAGGACGGACCGATCTACGTCCCCAGGGTCGAGGACGGAAAACTTAGCCTCGTCCATCCGAAGGAGTTCCGGGCCGACGAGGAGAACTGCATCCACTACATCTACGAGTTCCCGCGCGGGTTCAGGGTTCTCGGCTTTGAGGCGCCCCGCGAGAACCGCTTCATTGGCGCCGCCGATGATTACAATCCAAACGTCTACATAAGGCCCGAATTCACCGAACACTTTGAGGAGATAGCGAAAAAAGCCGAACTGGGAATCATCAGCGGTCTTCAGACCCTAACGGGGGAGAACTACCGCGAGCCTTTAGAAGAGATGGTGCGCCACCTCGAAATCCTGAACGCGAGAAACGTTCCTGTTCACCTTGAGTTCGCCTTCACGGCCGATGAAAAGGTCAGAAAAGCCCTCGTTGATGTGCTCGGCTCGTTCCACAGCGTCGGCCTCAATGAGGTCGAGCTTGCTTCAATAATGGAGGTCATGGGTGAGAAGGGCCTCGCCGAGAAGCTCCTCGCCAATGATCCAGTGGACCCAATCGCGGTTACAGAGGCCATGCTGAGGCTCGCCGAGAGAACCGGAGTTAGAAGGATTCACTTCCACACCTACGGCTATTACCTGGCACTGACCGACTACAGGGGAGACTTCATCCGTGACGCGCTGCTCTTCGCGGCTTTAGCTGCTGCCGCCAAGGCGAAGCTCGGTGATGTACGCTCGATAGACGACGTGGTCAGGGCTATGGACGTCCCGGTGAACGAGAAGGCTGGAGCTGTGGAGGAAAGGCTTGCCAGGGAGTACGGCATGAAGAACGGCATCGCTGAGATAAATGGCTACCAGCTCTCCTTCGCCCCGACGAAGATAGTGAAAAAGCCAAAGTCCACAGTCGGAATCGGCGACACCATATCGAGTTCGGCCTTTGTGGGCGAGTTCGCCCTCCGCTAA
- a CDS encoding mannose-1-phosphate guanylyltransferase/mannose-6-phosphate isomerase — MKTLILAGGKGTRLWPLSRELMPKQFVRFLDDRSLFQRTVERVLNLGFSKPDEIFVVTNKAYRFRVLDDLRELGLELPRENILLEPEGKNTLPAIYWGIKQVEETFGDSIVAVLPSDHLIEANEAYERAFRNAERLARGHLVTFGVKPTRPHTGYGYIKPGEALREDDELLGYRVDEFKEKPDFETAKRYVENGYYWNSGMFMFDTEVFIEEIHRHAPDVYEAFENAESVDEAYRAAPDISIDYGIMEKTDKAAVVPLNVYWNDLGSFDAIYEVMGKDESGNAVKIGGRKSEYIPLNSRNNLVMTERLTATVGVEDLIIIDTDDALLIAHRGESQRVKEVYKLLKERGDERVFVHRTAYRPWGSYTVLEENERYKIKRLTVLPGKKLSLQMHYHRSEHWVVVRGTAKVRVGEKEILLRPGESTFIPAGVKHRLENPGKVILEVIETQIGEYLGEDDIVRFGDDFGRE, encoded by the coding sequence ATGAAGACGCTTATTCTTGCGGGGGGCAAGGGAACGCGCCTCTGGCCGCTGAGCAGGGAGCTGATGCCGAAGCAGTTCGTTCGGTTCCTGGACGATCGTTCTCTCTTCCAGAGGACCGTGGAAAGGGTGCTCAATCTTGGGTTCTCAAAGCCGGATGAAATATTCGTCGTGACCAATAAGGCATACCGGTTCAGGGTTCTCGACGACCTGAGGGAGCTCGGCCTGGAGCTTCCGAGGGAGAATATCCTGCTCGAACCGGAGGGAAAGAACACCCTGCCGGCCATCTACTGGGGCATAAAGCAGGTTGAGGAAACCTTTGGGGATTCAATCGTCGCCGTTCTCCCAAGCGACCACCTGATAGAGGCCAACGAAGCCTATGAAAGGGCTTTCAGGAACGCGGAGAGGCTCGCCCGGGGTCATCTGGTTACCTTCGGGGTAAAGCCGACCCGGCCCCACACCGGCTACGGTTACATAAAGCCGGGCGAGGCCCTGCGGGAGGATGACGAGCTCCTCGGCTACCGCGTCGATGAGTTCAAGGAGAAGCCGGACTTCGAAACTGCCAAGCGCTACGTTGAGAACGGCTACTACTGGAACAGCGGCATGTTCATGTTTGATACCGAGGTCTTCATTGAGGAGATCCACCGACACGCCCCCGACGTGTACGAGGCCTTTGAGAACGCCGAAAGTGTGGATGAAGCCTACCGCGCCGCCCCTGATATAAGCATAGACTACGGAATCATGGAGAAGACGGACAAGGCCGCGGTGGTACCCCTTAACGTCTACTGGAACGACCTGGGCAGCTTCGACGCCATCTATGAGGTTATGGGGAAGGACGAGAGCGGAAATGCCGTAAAGATTGGGGGCAGGAAGTCGGAGTACATTCCCCTGAACTCCCGGAACAACCTCGTGATGACGGAGCGCCTCACCGCGACGGTCGGTGTTGAGGATCTCATAATAATAGACACGGACGATGCCCTTCTCATCGCGCACCGCGGGGAGAGCCAGCGCGTTAAGGAGGTTTACAAACTGCTCAAGGAGCGCGGGGACGAGAGGGTCTTTGTCCACAGAACAGCTTACCGCCCCTGGGGAAGCTACACCGTCCTCGAGGAGAACGAGCGCTACAAGATAAAGCGCCTCACCGTTCTGCCAGGCAAGAAGCTCTCCCTCCAGATGCACTACCACAGGAGCGAGCACTGGGTGGTGGTTAGAGGCACGGCAAAGGTTCGCGTCGGGGAGAAGGAAATCCTCCTCCGGCCGGGTGAGAGCACGTTCATTCCGGCAGGAGTTAAGCACCGCCTTGAGAATCCCGGCAAGGTGATTCTTGAGGTCATAGAGACCCAGATTGGGGAGTACCTCGGTGAGGACGATATAGTTCGTTTTGGGGACGATTTCGGGAGGGAGTGA
- the glmM gene encoding phosphoglucosamine mutase has protein sequence MGRLFGTFGVRGIANEMITPEFALRMGMAFGTMLRREGREKPLVVVGMDTRVSGEMLKGALISGLLSTGCDVIDVGIAPTPAIQFATAHFKADGGAVITASHNPPEYNGIKLLEPNGMGLKKEREAVVEDVFFNEDFDRARWDEIGNVRKEDVIRPYIEAIKSRVDVEAIKKRKPFVVVDVSNGAGSLTLPYLLRELGCKVVSVNAHPDGHFPARNPEPNEENLRGFMEIVKALGADFGVAQDGDADRAVFIDENGRFIQGDKTFALVADAVLRENGGGLLVTTIATSNLLDDIAERNNAEVIRTKVGDLIVARALLEHNGTIGGEENGGVIFPDFVLGRDGAMTTAKIVEIFAKSGKKFSELIDELPKYHQFKTKREVDGDRKAIVAKVAELARERGYTVDTTDGTKVLFPDGWVLVRASGTEPIIRVFSEAKSEEKAEEYLNLGLELLEKVIEG, from the coding sequence ATGGGAAGGCTGTTCGGTACCTTTGGCGTCAGGGGAATAGCCAACGAAATGATAACTCCGGAGTTTGCCCTCAGGATGGGCATGGCCTTCGGAACGATGCTCAGACGTGAGGGAAGGGAGAAACCCCTCGTAGTGGTCGGTATGGACACCCGCGTCAGCGGGGAGATGCTCAAGGGCGCGCTTATAAGCGGCCTTCTCAGTACCGGATGCGACGTCATAGACGTGGGAATCGCCCCCACTCCTGCGATACAGTTTGCAACGGCGCACTTCAAGGCCGACGGAGGGGCGGTAATAACCGCTTCCCACAATCCACCCGAATACAACGGCATAAAGCTCCTCGAACCCAACGGCATGGGACTTAAGAAGGAGAGGGAGGCGGTAGTTGAGGATGTTTTCTTCAACGAGGATTTTGACAGGGCCAGGTGGGACGAGATAGGCAACGTTAGGAAGGAAGACGTCATCAGACCCTACATCGAAGCGATAAAGAGCAGGGTTGACGTTGAGGCCATCAAAAAGCGGAAGCCCTTCGTGGTTGTCGATGTCTCCAACGGCGCCGGCTCACTAACGCTCCCCTACCTTCTCAGGGAGCTCGGTTGCAAAGTGGTGAGCGTCAACGCCCACCCGGACGGCCACTTCCCGGCCAGAAACCCGGAGCCGAACGAGGAGAACCTGAGGGGTTTCATGGAAATCGTTAAGGCCCTCGGGGCGGACTTCGGCGTTGCTCAGGACGGTGACGCAGACAGAGCAGTATTCATAGACGAGAACGGGCGCTTCATTCAGGGCGACAAGACCTTCGCGCTCGTCGCTGATGCAGTTCTCAGGGAAAACGGTGGCGGACTGCTCGTCACCACCATAGCCACATCCAACCTTCTCGACGATATAGCGGAGAGGAACAACGCGGAGGTTATTCGCACTAAGGTCGGAGACCTCATCGTGGCTAGGGCTTTGCTTGAGCACAACGGAACGATAGGGGGGGAAGAGAACGGCGGCGTTATCTTCCCGGACTTCGTCCTCGGCAGGGACGGGGCGATGACAACGGCAAAGATAGTCGAGATCTTCGCAAAATCAGGCAAGAAGTTCAGCGAGCTGATAGATGAGCTGCCGAAGTACCACCAGTTCAAGACGAAGAGAGAGGTTGATGGGGACAGGAAGGCCATAGTTGCCAAGGTCGCCGAGCTTGCCAGGGAGAGGGGCTACACCGTTGACACCACGGACGGAACCAAGGTGCTATTCCCCGACGGCTGGGTTTTGGTCAGGGCCAGCGGAACGGAGCCGATAATCAGGGTCTTCAGTGAGGCAAAGAGCGAGGAGAAGGCCGAGGAGTACCTCAACCTGGGACTTGAGCTCCTGGAGAAGGTAATTGAGGGTTGA
- a CDS encoding energy-coupling factor ABC transporter ATP-binding protein, whose protein sequence is MIELKDIHFSYSGREVLRGITLTIERGELFGFLGPNGAGKSTLMLHLNGILRPKKGRVIVDGLDPSKKPKEVRRKVGIVFQDPNDQLFSPTVFEDVAFGPYNLGLRGEELRERVMWALEKVGMLEYAERETKELSFGEKKRIAIATVLAMEPEVIAFDEPFANLDFKGKKIMRKLITELRAEGKTVILASHEADYLALCDRIALMDGGRIVTVGTPEEVLGNPELLRGHNLDVPPLAELFLGLGLPVPRSVEEGRKLLEEWKGL, encoded by the coding sequence ATGATAGAACTGAAGGATATCCACTTCTCCTACTCAGGCCGAGAAGTGCTTAGGGGGATAACCCTCACGATTGAGAGGGGAGAACTGTTCGGCTTCCTCGGGCCGAACGGAGCGGGAAAGAGCACCCTCATGCTGCACCTCAACGGCATACTCAGGCCGAAGAAGGGCAGAGTCATTGTGGACGGCCTTGACCCTTCAAAAAAGCCGAAGGAAGTACGGAGAAAGGTCGGGATAGTCTTTCAGGACCCCAACGACCAGCTTTTCTCGCCGACCGTGTTCGAGGACGTGGCCTTCGGCCCATACAACCTGGGTCTAAGGGGAGAGGAGCTGAGGGAGCGCGTCATGTGGGCGCTTGAAAAGGTGGGGATGCTCGAATACGCCGAGAGAGAAACCAAGGAGCTGAGCTTCGGCGAGAAGAAGCGGATAGCAATAGCCACGGTCTTGGCTATGGAGCCGGAGGTGATAGCCTTCGATGAGCCCTTCGCCAACCTCGACTTTAAAGGCAAGAAGATTATGAGGAAACTGATAACGGAGCTTAGGGCCGAGGGGAAGACGGTAATACTGGCCTCCCACGAGGCGGATTATCTGGCTCTGTGCGACAGGATAGCCCTGATGGATGGGGGGAGAATAGTCACCGTCGGAACGCCCGAGGAGGTACTCGGAAACCCGGAGCTTCTGAGGGGGCACAACCTTGACGTACCTCCCCTGGCCGAGCTGTTCCTGGGCCTGGGCCTGCCGGTTCCAAGGAGTGTGGAAGAAGGAAGAAAACTGTTAGAAGAGTGGAAAGGCCTATAG
- a CDS encoding energy-coupling factor transporter transmembrane component T family protein: MYLPFIFLYAIGVVTRKSPTELAYFGLLFLAVILIMRPKRSLFKKLGFLLGFEGLLFIMALFNPGQPILETPIGPITHEGIYSFFMLLGKAFLSAGTALVVTNSVGFSRILAEMEALRFPQILTLTLAFTYRYLDLFTDEATRMKRALDSRAFGVGKGEYYRKLGSLIGEVFVRAYLRNGRIYKSMLARGFGEFPSLEEPRPNAKTATLALLALGGLLI, from the coding sequence GTGTACCTGCCCTTCATTTTCCTTTATGCAATTGGGGTTGTGACGAGAAAGAGCCCAACAGAGCTGGCCTATTTTGGACTCCTTTTCCTGGCGGTTATCCTCATCATGAGACCAAAGAGGAGCCTTTTCAAAAAGCTCGGCTTCCTCCTCGGTTTTGAGGGGCTTCTGTTCATCATGGCGCTCTTCAACCCGGGACAGCCCATTCTGGAAACACCAATCGGCCCGATAACCCACGAGGGGATATACTCCTTCTTCATGCTCCTCGGAAAAGCCTTTCTCTCCGCGGGAACGGCCCTCGTCGTGACTAACTCCGTTGGTTTTTCAAGGATTCTTGCCGAGATGGAAGCGCTGAGATTCCCCCAGATACTCACGCTAACCCTGGCGTTCACCTACCGCTACCTTGACCTCTTCACGGACGAGGCAACGAGAATGAAGCGCGCCCTGGACTCAAGGGCATTTGGTGTGGGAAAGGGGGAGTACTACAGGAAACTCGGCTCCCTCATCGGTGAAGTGTTCGTCCGGGCGTACCTCAGAAACGGGAGAATATACAAATCCATGCTCGCCAGGGGCTTCGGGGAGTTTCCCAGCCTGGAAGAGCCGAGACCCAATGCAAAGACCGCAACCCTGGCCCTGCTCGCGTTAGGAGGTCTGCTGATATGA
- a CDS encoding PDGLE domain-containing protein, translated as MRTIFKGLIIIAVVLAIVLPLASSNPDGLEATMEKVGLEENPVYQAPLDYGETWGQSVIMGLLGIGLTFVVGYGLAKLAKGA; from the coding sequence ATGAGGACGATTTTTAAAGGCCTGATAATCATAGCCGTCGTGCTGGCGATAGTGTTGCCCCTCGCATCGAGCAACCCAGATGGACTGGAAGCAACGATGGAAAAGGTCGGCCTTGAGGAGAACCCGGTCTATCAAGCACCCCTCGATTACGGTGAAACCTGGGGTCAGAGCGTGATCATGGGCCTGCTTGGCATTGGACTGACCTTTGTGGTTGGCTACGGACTGGCAAAGCTCGCCAAGGGTGCCTGA
- a CDS encoding energy-coupling factor ABC transporter permease yields MHIPDGLLSTPVIVITYAMTIAGIAYAVRKLKDFPEEKIPLLGLFAAGIFAAQMVNFPIIGGVSGHLLGATLVAIMLGPYAAVIVMTAVLLIQTLLFGDGGITAIGANILNMGLIGAFIGYAVYTKLKGINETFAIALASWLSVVLGATLAAVEIGLSHRLPFLKVLTLMAGYHSIIGIGEAILTVLIVYAVRAKLPSIEGVPA; encoded by the coding sequence TTGCATATCCCGGATGGACTGTTGAGTACACCCGTTATAGTCATAACCTACGCAATGACGATAGCCGGAATAGCCTACGCGGTACGGAAGCTGAAGGACTTCCCGGAGGAGAAGATACCCCTCCTGGGCCTCTTCGCGGCGGGTATATTCGCGGCGCAGATGGTCAACTTCCCAATAATAGGAGGAGTAAGCGGCCACCTGCTTGGGGCTACGCTGGTTGCCATAATGCTCGGGCCCTATGCAGCTGTTATCGTCATGACGGCGGTTCTGCTCATACAGACGCTCCTCTTCGGGGACGGAGGAATAACCGCGATAGGGGCCAACATCCTCAACATGGGGCTTATTGGAGCGTTCATAGGCTACGCGGTTTACACGAAGCTCAAGGGCATCAACGAGACCTTCGCTATAGCCCTCGCCTCATGGCTCTCCGTTGTCTTAGGGGCAACCCTAGCGGCGGTTGAAATAGGTCTCAGCCACAGACTCCCCTTCCTCAAGGTCCTCACCCTGATGGCAGGCTACCACTCGATAATCGGAATCGGCGAGGCGATACTCACCGTCCTGATAGTCTACGCCGTAAGGGCAAAGCTTCCATCAATTGAGGGGGTGCCCGCATGA
- a CDS encoding proteasome assembly chaperone family protein: MKESVIHVYERPELRDPVFIEGLPGIGLVGKLAAEHLIQELNAVKFADLYSPHFMHQVLIKKNSVVELMKNEFYYWKNPDENGRDIIIITGDQQVPPTDSPGHFEVVGKMLDFVNEFGVREIITMGGYQVPELQGEPKVLAAVTHEELVEYYQRKLEGCSVEVIWREDEGGAIVGAAGLLLGMGKLRSMYGISLLGESLGYIVDAKAAKSVLLAVTKILGLELDMTALEERAKETEEILRKVQEMQRAMLEQQMPPTPEEEDRGYL; the protein is encoded by the coding sequence ATGAAGGAGTCCGTGATTCACGTCTACGAGAGGCCAGAACTCAGGGACCCGGTCTTCATAGAGGGTCTCCCCGGGATAGGCCTGGTCGGAAAGCTAGCCGCGGAGCACCTCATTCAGGAGCTCAACGCGGTCAAGTTCGCAGACCTCTACTCACCACACTTCATGCATCAGGTTCTCATAAAGAAGAACTCCGTCGTTGAGCTCATGAAGAACGAATTCTACTACTGGAAGAACCCCGACGAGAACGGCAGGGACATCATAATCATCACCGGCGACCAGCAGGTTCCGCCCACCGACAGCCCCGGCCACTTCGAGGTCGTGGGGAAGATGCTGGACTTTGTCAATGAGTTCGGCGTCCGCGAGATAATCACAATGGGCGGCTATCAGGTGCCCGAACTCCAGGGGGAGCCGAAGGTTTTAGCGGCGGTAACCCACGAGGAACTGGTTGAGTACTATCAGAGAAAGCTTGAGGGATGCAGCGTTGAGGTTATCTGGCGCGAGGACGAGGGGGGAGCGATAGTCGGTGCCGCGGGTCTCCTGCTTGGCATGGGCAAGCTCCGTTCAATGTACGGCATAAGCCTTCTCGGCGAGAGTCTTGGCTACATCGTGGATGCCAAGGCCGCAAAGTCCGTCCTCTTGGCTGTGACCAAAATCCTCGGTCTTGAGCTCGACATGACCGCCCTCGAAGAGCGCGCCAAGGAGACGGAGGAGATACTCAGGAAGGTCCAGGAGATGCAGAGGGCCATGCTGGAGCAGCAGATGCCCCCCACCCCGGAGGAAGAGGATAGGGGCTACCTCTGA
- a CDS encoding RNA-protein complex protein Nop10 — MHFRIRKCPGCGRYTLKEICPVCGEKTKVAHPPRFSPEDPYGEYRRRLKREQLGIAGRD; from the coding sequence ATGCACTTCCGGATCAGGAAGTGCCCCGGCTGCGGGCGCTACACGCTGAAGGAGATATGTCCCGTCTGCGGTGAGAAGACCAAGGTGGCACATCCACCGCGCTTTTCACCGGAGGACCCCTACGGCGAGTACCGGAGAAGGCTGAAGCGCGAGCAGCTGGGCATAGCAGGGAGGGATTGA
- a CDS encoding translation initiation factor IF-2 subunit alpha → MPRKAKEYPEEGEFVVATVKSIHPYGAFLKLDEYPGKEGFMHISEVASTWVKNIRDHVKEGQKIVAKVIRVDPSKGHIDLSLKRVNQQQRKAKLQEYKRAQKAENLLKMAAEKIGKDFETAWREVWVPLEEEYGEVYAAFEDAAQNGMDVLKDLISDEWAEALKPIIEAYVEIPTVTIDAEFEITVPKPDGIEIIREALIRARDRANEEKEIDVKFSYQGAPRYRIDITAPDYYKAEEVLENIAEEILRVIKEAGGEATLIRKEKRIKKVKKRGS, encoded by the coding sequence ATGCCGAGGAAAGCCAAAGAGTACCCCGAAGAGGGAGAGTTCGTGGTTGCTACCGTCAAGAGCATTCACCCTTACGGTGCATTTCTCAAGCTCGACGAGTACCCCGGAAAGGAGGGATTCATGCACATAAGCGAGGTCGCCTCCACCTGGGTCAAGAACATCAGGGACCACGTTAAAGAGGGCCAGAAGATAGTCGCCAAAGTTATACGCGTTGACCCGAGCAAGGGGCACATTGACCTGAGCCTCAAGAGGGTGAACCAGCAGCAGAGGAAGGCCAAGCTCCAGGAGTACAAGCGCGCCCAGAAGGCCGAGAACCTCCTCAAGATGGCGGCCGAGAAGATAGGGAAGGACTTCGAAACGGCCTGGCGCGAGGTCTGGGTTCCCCTCGAGGAGGAGTACGGCGAGGTTTACGCCGCCTTTGAAGACGCCGCCCAGAACGGCATGGACGTCCTCAAGGACCTCATCAGCGACGAGTGGGCGGAGGCCCTGAAGCCGATAATCGAGGCCTACGTCGAGATTCCAACCGTTACGATCGACGCGGAGTTTGAGATAACGGTCCCGAAGCCCGACGGCATCGAGATAATCAGGGAAGCCCTCATAAGGGCCCGCGACAGGGCCAACGAGGAGAAGGAGATAGACGTCAAGTTCTCCTACCAGGGAGCACCGAGGTACAGGATAGACATCACCGCCCCGGACTACTACAAGGCGGAGGAGGTCCTTGAGAACATAGCCGAGGAGATACTCCGCGTCATAAAGGAAGCCGGCGGTGAAGCGACGCTCATCAGGAAGGAGAAGCGCATTAAGAAGGTTAAGAAGAGGGGTTCATGA